AAAGGATGGCGTGATTGAAGAGCTTAAGAATATTCCGTTACCTGCAAAAGCGATAAACATACTCAATCCCCTATTAGATAATCAAGGGTCTAATGCTGAAAAAATTGGGGTACTCAAAAATTTGTTAAGTGAAGTTGAGGTTGGAAAAAAAGGAATTGAAGAATTGGAATTTCTTTTGAATAACTTAAAAACGGAACATGTTACCCTAGAATTGGATATTACTTTAGCCAGAGGATTAACGTATTATACGGGAACGATATTTGAAGCTAAAGTGAATGAAGGAGATTTTACACCCAGTATTTTGGGTGGAGGTAGATACGATGATTTAACAGGTATTTTTGGATTAAAGGGCATGAGTGGAGTTGGTATTTCATTTGGTGTTGATCGAATTTATGATGTGATGGAGGAGTTGAATTTATTTCCCGATCAGGTAAAAATTGTTTCAGTATCAAAGCTGTTGTTTGCTCATTTTGATGAGGAAAGCAGAAGTCATGCACTGGAGCTTGCACATCAATTACGTAATAATCAGATAAATTGTGAGGTCTATCCTGAGTTGACTAAAAAGATTGGAAAACAAATTGATTATGCCAATAAATTAAATATTCCTTTTGTGTGTACCATTGGCAGTAATGAAATTCAAAGTAAAGCTTATTCTTTTAAAAACATGGCTGATGGTCAACAACAACAATTCAATTTGCAGCAAATAATAGATTTTTTAAAATAGTATGTTATTCCTGATCAATCATAACAACAGAATTACCATTGAAGAAGTTGAAAAATTTTTAACGGATGAATCTGCAGAAGTAAGATTAGCTGAAGAAACAATATTGGAAGTAAAAAAAGGGAGAGATTATTTAGAAGCCAAACTAAAATCGTCTAAAGAACCGGTGTATGGTATAAACACAGGTTTTGGTTCACTTTGCAATGTTATTATTCCCGACAACGAATTAGGACAGTTACAGGAAAACTTGGTTAAAAGTCATGCCTGTGGTACGGGTAAAGAAGTACCCCTACCGGTTATTAAATTAATGTTGTTTTTAAAAGTGAGATCCTTGTGTTATGGAAAGAGTGGCGTAAAACCGGAAACAGTTAATCTATTATGTGAATTAATCAATCATCAAATTTATCCGGTAATATTTCAGCAGGGTTCATTGGGAGCAAGTGGCGATTTAGCTCCCCTGGCTCACTTGAGTTTACCATTACTAGGTTTAGGTAAGGTAAATTATAAGGGAGAAATAATAAGTGCGGCAGACGCATTTAAAAAAGTTGGATTAAAAACTATCAAGCTTGGCGCCAAAGAGGGCCTGGCTCTTTTAAATGGCACGCAGTTTATGAGTGCATATGGTGTTTATAATATCATCCAATCAAAACACTTAAATAAAATAGCAGATGCAATTGCTTCCGTTTCTTTGGATGCGTTTTATTCAAAGTACGATCCATTTAAAGCGAATTTACATACCATACGGGCGCATGCGGGGCAAATTGAAACCGCCGATTCTATCTTAAGCTGGTTAGCGGGTAGTGAAATAGGAAAATTATCCAAAAAGCAAGTTCAAGATCCTTACTCTTTCCGTTGCATTCCGCAGGTGCATGGCGCTACAAAAGATACTTTAAAATTTGTGACTTCCGTTTTTGAAACAGAAATTAATTCTGTTACGGATAATCCAACTATTTTTCCGGACTCAGATGAAATATTGAGTGGGGGTAATTTTCATGGTCAACCATTGGCATTAGCCAGTGATTATTTAGCCATAGCCATGGCTGAACTAGGTAGCATTTCTGAGCGAAGAATATATTTGTTAATCAGTGGTCAAAGAGAATTGCCGGCATTTTTAACCAAACATCCCGGTTTACATTCCGGTTTTATGATTCCGCAATACACAGCAGCAGGCATTGTTAGTCAGAATAAACAATTATGTACGCCCGCAAGTGTAGATAGTATTGTTTCCAGTAATGGACAAGAAGATCATGTAAGTATGGGTGCGAATGCTGCCACTAAATGTTATGAGGTGATTCAAAATATTGAAACCATATTGGCTATTGAGTTGATGAATGCAGCCCAGGCCATAGAATTCCGCAAACCGATAAAATCTTCTGTTAAAATTGAAAAATTTCTGGGCAGTTATAGAAAAACTGTTCCCTTTGTTGAATACGATGAAATTTTACATAACCTTATTTTATTATCCAAAAATTTTGTTGCCCATGTTAAGCTTTAAAAAAACAACACGAAGTCTGTTTGTATGGCTTTGGGTAATTTTAATAAGAAGCAATGCTTTAGCTTGTCAATGTCCTTCCACCTCCTTAAGTTTGAATGAGTGTGCTAAATACGATATAATTTTTAAAGGTAAAATTGAATCAGTTAAGAGCTGTGAAAATGGTTACGGTGAAGCGATTTTTGAAATTGAGGAATTATATAAAGGAAATATTAAGAATAAATTTTTAGTTTATTTTGAATGTGATGTTCCTTGTGCTCAAAAATTCCAGGTAGGGGAGGAGTGGATTATTTACACCTATTTTAAACAAATTACCAATGGTAAAATGGATTGGTGCAGCAGGAGCAGAAAATACTTTGCCATAGCTGCTCAGGATTTATATACACAAAATTACGGGAATGATTATGAGGATGAGTTAGACTTTTTAAGAATGAAATTGGGATTACATAAACCGGTAAATGAAGTGATTCAGGGCACTGCAGATAGAAATATTAAGCCATCCTTAACTCAAATGATAATTCTACTTTTAGTATCAATGTCTTGTATAATTTTATTTTACTGGCTTTTTGGAAAGTATTTCAAAAGGTTTTAGGCTAAACTAGGCTTCTTTATTTAAGTTTTGTTGCCACTTCCAGGCACTTAACATCATATCGTCAAGATTATATTTCGGTTTCCATTGTAATTCATTTATTGCTTTTGCATTATCAGCATAAATAGCGATCACATCTCCTTCTCTTCGGTTTCCTATAGTATAATTTAATTTAATTCCACTCACTTTTTCAAAAGAGCCTATGGCTTCCAAAACTGAAACTCCATTTCCGGTTCCTAAATTGAATATTGAAATATTTTCAGAATATTTTTTATCCAATAAATAAAACAAAGCGTTTACGTGCGCTGCGGCAATATCACTCACGTGTATATAATCTCTGATGCAGGATCCGTCTCGCGTATTATAATCTGTACCAAACACGGTTAATTTGTTTTTTCCACTAGCAGTTTGTGTAATAATTGGTACAAGGTTATTGGGTGGTTTGATTGGTAATTCACCAATTAATCCACTCATGTGTGCACCAACCGGATTGAAATATCTTAGTAAAACACAATTTAAATGTGGGTAAGCCCGGCATACGTATTGAATCATTTCTTCACCAATTTGTTTGGTATGCGCATAAGGCGATTCACTTTTTTTAATGGGTGTATTTTCGGTAACCGGTAACTGATCGGCATTACCATAAATAGAACAAGACGAAGAGAAAATAAAATTTTCAATATTGTATTCTGTGCAATAAGCTAATAAATTTAAAAGCGAATTTAAATTATTATTATAGTAGAGAAGCGGATTACTGACACTTTCGGGAACAGCTTTGAGTGCAGCAAAATGAATAATTCCTTGGATGTTACCAACCTCATTAAGAGTTTTAAATAAACGAGTTTTATCACACAAATCAACATCCAAATATTGAATTTTTTTCGAAGTGATTTTTTCTATTCGTTGATAATTTTCGGCGTTTGAATTACAATAATTATCAATGGAAATGATGTTAATGGATGGATTTTTTAAAAGTTCAATTATGGTATGTGAGCCAATGTATCCTGCCCCGCCTGTTACTATTATTGTTTCCATTTATGAATTAAATATAAATATAAATTGCGATATTTTTTTAATAAACCGTTATAATTCTCACCATAATTTAAACGTGTAAAAAGTGGTAAACACAACTATGTTTGACATAATGAATAATTTCATTTACTCAATGATTGATAAATGGAGGCGTATTTTAAGATGGCATTTTGTGTGTTAAAATGTTCAAGAGCAATATTGCGATAATTATTTTTTGTATGAGTTAATTTCAGGTAATTTTCACAGGCTTTTCGGTAATTAGCCTCATTAAAATCATCTATTAATACCCCGCCATTGTATTTATTGAAGTACATATTGTTGTCGCCAATATTGCTATTTGTGATTATGGGCAAATTCATAGCCCAGCATTCGGCCATTTTGGTTGGAGATGAGGCTATTTTTGAAAAGGCCGGTTTAATAAAAAAAATGGAAGCTTTGGCAAGCGATAAATAGTTAGGCACCTGATGATATAAGGCACTTTCGGTAATTATAATTTCTTTTTGATGGGAATTATAATTTTCAAGAATTTTATTTAATTCTTTGGTGTCACGTGTTAAAATTAGCAGCTTAATATTAGGTATATATTTTTTCCACACCAAAATACAATCAATCATTTCCTTGGTAAAATACCAGGTTCCAACCGAACCGGTGCTTATAATTAGATGATCTTCCGGATTAATTTTTGATTTTGGCTTAAACGAATTTAAATTAGTTGGATTAAAAATATTCAGGTCCACGCAACAAGGTATAACCGTTGTTTTTTGTAAGATGTTTTTATGTGGAAAGGTTTTTTCGAGGTAATCTTGACCATTATGCGTTAACGAAATAATGGCGTCCGATTGCCTGAGTAATTGTTTTTCTTTCTTTTTAAAATATTTATAAGCCAATAATTGGTGCGCCTTAGTTTTACTCCAAATTTTACCGTCTATTCTTTCATCTGCCCAAAAACCACGCATGTCAAAAATAAATGGTATTTGATATTTTTTTTTAAGATAAAGCCCGATTATAGATGCCAAATAACTTCGGCAATGGGTTAAAGAAATTTTATTTTTTGCAACTTCTTTTTTGGCCAAGGTTTTCAGTTGTTTGAGATATAAAAATCGAGATAAAAACCCGCCTTTTTCATCATAAAAAACATAGGTCCAACTGATTCCTAATTGATTGAGTTGCTCCCGAATATTGGGTGATTCACTACTAAACCGTTCTTTCTTTTCGCAAGATAAAATTGTTATGTTGTAATTGTTATTCGCTAGTCCTTTTAAATAAGGTAATATTTGAGATTGACCCAGAGGGTCGCTTAATCCGTCAAAAGTTATAAATAAAGTATTTAGTGTTGTCTTTTTCAGCTCAATTTATATATGTAACTTTATAAGTGGAATGGATATTTTTGATATACTACTGCCACCATTTTATTTAAGCATAATACTGTTTATTGCCCATAAATATAGTATTAAAAAGCTTAGAACTGAGCCTATTTATAAATATTTCATGGGGGGTTTAATAGCAAAAATTTCGGGCGCAATCTGTTTGGGATTAATTTATTTTTTTTATTATAAAGGAGGGGATACAATAAATTATCATCATACGGCAATGTGGTTAGTTAATGTTTTATTTGATAAGCCTGATGATTTTATATATTTATATTTTGGTGAGCCCGATATAAGTGAGTTTTATTTGCTGCAATCAGATTACAACTACAGCTATTGGGTAAATGATAAATATGCCTGGTTTGTGGCAAAATGTTTTGTTCCGGTTGTTTTCTTAGGTGGAAAATCGTATATGTCGTCTGCTATTATTGTGGCTGTAATTAGTTATTTGGGTGTTTGGCGTTTATTTCTCGTATTTACACGTGAGTTTCCGAGTCTTACAACGCAATTTAAATGGGCAATACTATATGTTCCTTCAGTAATTTTTTGGGGAAGTGGTATCATGAAGGATAGCATTACTTTTTCAGCCTGTTGTATATATGTTCACGGTTTTTATTGGTTTTTCACTCAAAAAAAGTATAAACCAAAATATTTATTGGCTATCCTTGCAGCCGCTTACTTTTTAATAAGTATAAAACCATATATATTACTCGCGTTATTGCCTGGGTCTATGTTGTGGTTTGTAACCTTAAGGGTGAATAAAATTAAAAGTGTTTTTTTGAAAGTTATGTTTACGCCAACATTAGTAGTATTGGGTCTTTTACTTGGCGTTACATTATTGGATAAGTTGGGTGATTCTTTAGGCAAGTATTCTCTTGATAAAGTTATTGGAACAGCATCATCAGCTCAACGGGATTTAAAACAGTCTTATTATGGCGGTAATACTTTTGATATTGGTGATTATGATGCCAGTATTGCCGGAGTAATGTCGGTTGCCGATAAAGCTATTTTTGCAACTCTTTTTAGGCCAACTCTCTTGGATGTTAAAAATATTGTAATGGCATTGTCGGCAGTAGAAAACACTTTTATTTTAATTTTTACTATTTATTTACTTTTTAAACTAAAAATATTCAGATTTTTTATGTTATTAACTGCTCACCCTTTGCTTATGTTTTCATTTATGTTTGCCTTATTTTTCGCCTTTTCTGTGGGAGTTTCCATATCAAATTTCGGAACGTTAGTTAGACTGAAAATACCCTGTTTGCCTTTTTTTCTTTCAAGTTTAGTAATTATGAATTACATTCTAAATATGACAAAAAAAGACAGGAATTGGGAAGTTACGGATGGTCCTATTTAATGCATAGCTATTTCATCCATTTTTCATACCACATTTGAAACATCAATAAGTGCCAGATTTTTGTTGCATACTCTTTTTTACCTTCAAAAAATAATTTAGTTAAACTATGCACTTCTTTCACATTAAATAGTTTTTGTGTTCTGATCCTATCTGAATTTAAGTAAAATAATACTTGTGGTTTGAGATTGGTTGTTAGCCAATTCTCAATTGGAATTGCAAATCCCATTTTCGGACGATCTAATAATTTTTCTGGAATATATTGGTGTGTTATTTCTTTCAGAATATATTTCTTAATTCCATTATTGTATTTATAATTATCCGGCAATTGCGCCGCCCATTCAATAATTCTATGATCAAGATAAGGTTCGCGACCTTCTATACTTTGACTCATTGAGGCCCTGTCTACTTTTTGTAGAATATCATCGCACAAATAGGTTTGATAATCGATAGCCATCATATAGGATAATGGAGAGTAGAAATCTTGTAAAAGTTCGTCAGATAAATATGCAGTGTTCATCTCCAGAAATGAATTCTGTAAAAGTTGTTTTAATTGCAAGTCATTATATTGCATACTTAAACTTTTCATCATATTTTTAGGTGATGGGTCATGCAGCAAATTTTTTAGTTTTTCGTATCGATTAAAAAAATTATATTTCTTATGAAGAACAGGAATTTTATTTGCCGGTAGTAAACCCATGAGTTTTGCGGAAGTTTTTCTTAAATATCCGGGCATTTGATTCAGTATTTTACCATGTTTCATCAAGAAATCATAACGATTATATCCGGCAAAAATTTCATCGCCCGCATCGGCACTTAAAGTTACGGTGACTTGTTTTTTAGCCATTTTACAAACTAAGGTTGTAGGTATAGCACTACTATCGGCAAATGGTTCATCGTAATAATAAGGTAAATCACTAATCAATTCTAATGCTTCTTCTTGTGTACACTGATATTCGTTATGATCAGTGCCTAAATATTCGGCGATTTCTTTTGCATATGGAGCTTCATTTAATCCAATGTCTGGCACACCTATTGTAAAAGTTTTTAATTTCTCTGTTTTGCCTTTTTGAAGTATTGCGGTTAAGCATGTGCTATCATACCCCCCACTTAAAAAAACACCAACCGGAACATCAGAAATCATGCGGTAATCAAATGCAGACTTCAAAATTTTTTCTGTCTCTAATTTGGCTTCAGTAAAGGAAATATCTAACTTAGGTTTATTATACGAATCATATACATTCCAATATTTTGAAATTTCAAGTGATTTTTTTTTAAAATTGAAAACCAAGAAATGTCCGGGCTTAAGTTTGAAACAATTTTTAAAAATGCAGTGCGGCGTGGGAACATTACCAAATTGCATAAATGCAGCAACAGCATCTGTATTAATTTCTTTTTTAAAATTTGGGTGTTGATGCAATGCTTTTAATTCAGAAGCAAAAAGAAACAAGCCATCATGCCAATAGTAATAGAAGGGTTTAATTCCCGCTCTATCTCTAACGCAATAAACGGTTTCGGATAAGGTATCGTAAATTGCAAAGGCAAACATGCCAATAAATTTATCGATACAAGAAATACCCCATTGAGCAAAGGAATGCAAAATAACTTCTGTATCTGAATACCCAATAAATTTGTGATTCAGTTTAATCAGTTCGTTTTTAATTTCCCGATAATTATATATTTCTCCGTTAAATGTAATCCATAAATGCTCAAACTTCATGGGTTGTTTACCTGATTCGCTTAAATCAATAATGGACAAGCGCCGATGCCCAAAACCAAATTGATAACTGCCGGTTTCAAAATACTCATAACCGCTTCCATCCGGTCCTCGATGAGTCATAGAATCGGTCATCTTATATAGAACAACAGCCGAAGAGGTTCGATTAAAATCTATGAAGCCGGATATTCCACACATATATTTACGCTTTACTAAATATGAAAATTAACAATTAATTTTTTAAAGATTACCAAGTAAATAGTAAATGTTTAATGATTGCTAAAGTTCTTAAAGAGAAAAAGTCATTTACATTTTGTTTAATGGATAGGAGTAGATATTTCAAAGTTTTTATTTTATTTTTTTTCACAGCCAATCCAATTGCGATTAAAGAGTTCATGTGCGCTTCAACCACTTTAATTTTATGTAGGTATGATTTTTGAATAATTTCATCTTGCTTTAAACTTAGAATAAGAGCATCTCTTCTAAGTTTCCATTTTTGCTCATCAAAATCTCTCATACTTCTTTCTTCATGATCGATTAAATAAGTAGTGGTTTTATCAAGATAACATATTTGATATCTAACAGCTAGTTTAATGAAAAAATCCCAATCTTCGGCAAACATTAACTCTTTACTTTCATTAAATAAATTATTTTTAGCAATATCATTTAAAATAAATAAACAATTTACATGTAGCGAACAAGCTTTAAAAACATCTTCGGGACTTGATTTTGGTAACTCGTTTTTCTGAACTACAGATCTATCTCTTGAGCCCCATAAAAAATTCAAATGGATTACTTCCGGATTTGATTTAGAATTAATAAAATCAAATGCAGTTTGTAAATGCAAATTTTCCATCACATCGTCAGAGTCCAAAAAGCCAATATATTTTCCTGAAGATAATTTAATGCCGGTGTTTCTGGCATGAGCAACACCATGATTTTCGTTTTTAATATATTTAATGCGTGAATCAGAAAATGATTTCACGATGTTCTCTGTATCATCAGTACTTCCGTCATCAATAATTAACACTTCGAAATCATTAAAAGATTGACTTAAAACGCTTTCTATACTATGCGAGATTATGTGTCCGCGGTTATAAGTAGGTATTACAATGCTATAAAACAATTTGCTTAATAATTTTAAAAATTACCCAATTTTTCTTTTTTGAATATTTTTCTGTACATGTCATAAATAAATTTCAATTTTTTTTCATTGTTCGGATAATCGGAATACCATTTAACAGGTTGTTTCATAATTTCGTGAAATTCATTTGTTTTAATGCCCAATTTTTTGCACACATATTCAATATCACTTTGTATTTTGTTTTCATCGTATGGCAAGGTTTTCAATTGCAAAAGGGCATCTTCCCTTTTCATATCTCCGGTGCAAATTCTGCTTGAAAACGTAGCTCTGCGATAATCTATTCCGAATTTATTAAACAAATAATAAGACTGAATAAATTTGGTGTAAATTGATTCGTGGTGTTTTTGCCCGTAACTATGCCAATCAATTTCCTTTTTAAGTGTTTGAGTTACCTCTTCTTTTACATAATTCACATAATTTAATAAGTAAATTATTTTGATTTTTTTTACCAATTTATAATATGCTTCAGTTGCAAAACCGAAAAATGGAAATTTTTTTAATTTTTGAGTTCCGAATTTATGATAAATAGCACTAAAGTATTTACCGTCTTTAGCATCATAATGCCAGTGTTTTGGCAATATACCTTCAGTTGCCAAATTACCTCCGCTAATTAAGTATTTAATATCGTATTTATTTGCTACGTGGTGAAGTGCGGCTAATAAAGCAATGTCGGATGGGGTTTCTGCCTCCGGAACAGAAGCTTTTAAAAAAGCTAATTGCACATCTTTAAATTCTTCCCAATCTAATACATAAGAATCATAGGCTATGTTTAATTTTTGTGTGATGTTAATGATGTTTTGAACTGAATCTTTTGAATTCCAACCGTTATCTACATGAACAGCTAAAACACGCAAATCAAGTTTTTTGCATAAATAGGCCACATAACTACTGTCTAAGCCCCCGCTTAAGCCAACAAGTACATCAAATTGTTTACCCTTGCCGGAGGCTTTAATTTCTGACAATAATTGATTTAATTTTAATTCACTTTGTCCTTTGTTATACTTAAAATTTATGCGTTTTTCTAAATATTCAATACAATGATTACATTCACCTGCAGCATTAAAGGTGATGGCTATATCTGAAGTATCCATAACGCATCTTGTGCAAATTTGATATTTGCGAAAAACAGAATTTAAATCCTGAGATGAATTGTTTGGAATATTTTGAGAACCGGTTTTTTGCTTAAAGCGAATTTTAACAATTAATAAAAGAATCAATAAAGGAATTAGGTACGTTAAGAATTTTGTGACACTTTGAAACAAGCGCATATTCTTTGCCGGTAATATACTTACTTGGCCATAGGCTATGTCATGTAACATGGGTTCTAATCGAATTTTTGGAATCAGATCATCGTAAACCAAATAAAGACTATCCTTATTTTGTTGGTACCACGCCATACTCTCGTTACTATTTTTAATTCTTTCCCACTTGGGTTCTACATTAACATCGTGTAAATGCCATTTGCCCTGATAATAAACTTCACACAAGTAATGTCCGGCAACCGCTTCTGTTCCAATGCCAACGCTTCTAAAGTTAATTTTTTTGCGCTGCAGAATTTCCATAAACACGATGTTT
This window of the Sphingobacteriaceae bacterium genome carries:
- a CDS encoding histidine--tRNA ligase, whose amino-acid sequence is MKPSIPRGTRDFGPSEMKKRNYILNVIRNNFELFGYAPIETPAMENISTLTGKYGDEGDQLIFKILNSRIHESKNKEALLNEFTLSLKSSRNSETLTEKALRYDLTVPFARFVVMNQHQLHFPFKRYQIQPVWRADRPQKGRYREFYQCDADVIGSDSLINELDLVAMMDKSFSTLKIPVKLKINNRKILTAISQLIDAPDKIIPITVAIDKLDKIGKDGVIEELKNIPLPAKAINILNPLLDNQGSNAEKIGVLKNLLSEVEVGKKGIEELEFLLNNLKTEHVTLELDITLARGLTYYTGTIFEAKVNEGDFTPSILGGGRYDDLTGIFGLKGMSGVGISFGVDRIYDVMEELNLFPDQVKIVSVSKLLFAHFDEESRSHALELAHQLRNNQINCEVYPELTKKIGKQIDYANKLNIPFVCTIGSNEIQSKAYSFKNMADGQQQQFNLQQIIDFLK
- the hutH gene encoding histidine ammonia-lyase; amino-acid sequence: MLFLINHNNRITIEEVEKFLTDESAEVRLAEETILEVKKGRDYLEAKLKSSKEPVYGINTGFGSLCNVIIPDNELGQLQENLVKSHACGTGKEVPLPVIKLMLFLKVRSLCYGKSGVKPETVNLLCELINHQIYPVIFQQGSLGASGDLAPLAHLSLPLLGLGKVNYKGEIISAADAFKKVGLKTIKLGAKEGLALLNGTQFMSAYGVYNIIQSKHLNKIADAIASVSLDAFYSKYDPFKANLHTIRAHAGQIETADSILSWLAGSEIGKLSKKQVQDPYSFRCIPQVHGATKDTLKFVTSVFETEINSVTDNPTIFPDSDEILSGGNFHGQPLALASDYLAIAMAELGSISERRIYLLISGQRELPAFLTKHPGLHSGFMIPQYTAAGIVSQNKQLCTPASVDSIVSSNGQEDHVSMGANAATKCYEVIQNIETILAIELMNAAQAIEFRKPIKSSVKIEKFLGSYRKTVPFVEYDEILHNLILLSKNFVAHVKL
- the galE gene encoding UDP-glucose 4-epimerase GalE, which gives rise to METIIVTGGAGYIGSHTIIELLKNPSINIISIDNYCNSNAENYQRIEKITSKKIQYLDVDLCDKTRLFKTLNEVGNIQGIIHFAALKAVPESVSNPLLYYNNNLNSLLNLLAYCTEYNIENFIFSSSCSIYGNADQLPVTENTPIKKSESPYAHTKQIGEEMIQYVCRAYPHLNCVLLRYFNPVGAHMSGLIGELPIKPPNNLVPIITQTASGKNKLTVFGTDYNTRDGSCIRDYIHVSDIAAAHVNALFYLLDKKYSENISIFNLGTGNGVSVLEAIGSFEKVSGIKLNYTIGNRREGDVIAIYADNAKAINELQWKPKYNLDDMMLSAWKWQQNLNKEA
- a CDS encoding glycosyltransferase, with the protein product MELKKTTLNTLFITFDGLSDPLGQSQILPYLKGLANNNYNITILSCEKKERFSSESPNIREQLNQLGISWTYVFYDEKGGFLSRFLYLKQLKTLAKKEVAKNKISLTHCRSYLASIIGLYLKKKYQIPFIFDMRGFWADERIDGKIWSKTKAHQLLAYKYFKKKEKQLLRQSDAIISLTHNGQDYLEKTFPHKNILQKTTVIPCCVDLNIFNPTNLNSFKPKSKINPEDHLIISTGSVGTWYFTKEMIDCILVWKKYIPNIKLLILTRDTKELNKILENYNSHQKEIIITESALYHQVPNYLSLAKASIFFIKPAFSKIASSPTKMAECWAMNLPIITNSNIGDNNMYFNKYNGGVLIDDFNEANYRKACENYLKLTHTKNNYRNIALEHFNTQNAILKYASIYQSLSK
- the asnB gene encoding asparagine synthase (glutamine-hydrolyzing), whose protein sequence is MCGISGFIDFNRTSSAVVLYKMTDSMTHRGPDGSGYEYFETGSYQFGFGHRRLSIIDLSESGKQPMKFEHLWITFNGEIYNYREIKNELIKLNHKFIGYSDTEVILHSFAQWGISCIDKFIGMFAFAIYDTLSETVYCVRDRAGIKPFYYYWHDGLFLFASELKALHQHPNFKKEINTDAVAAFMQFGNVPTPHCIFKNCFKLKPGHFLVFNFKKKSLEISKYWNVYDSYNKPKLDISFTEAKLETEKILKSAFDYRMISDVPVGVFLSGGYDSTCLTAILQKGKTEKLKTFTIGVPDIGLNEAPYAKEIAEYLGTDHNEYQCTQEEALELISDLPYYYDEPFADSSAIPTTLVCKMAKKQVTVTLSADAGDEIFAGYNRYDFLMKHGKILNQMPGYLRKTSAKLMGLLPANKIPVLHKKYNFFNRYEKLKNLLHDPSPKNMMKSLSMQYNDLQLKQLLQNSFLEMNTAYLSDELLQDFYSPLSYMMAIDYQTYLCDDILQKVDRASMSQSIEGREPYLDHRIIEWAAQLPDNYKYNNGIKKYILKEITHQYIPEKLLDRPKMGFAIPIENWLTTNLKPQVLFYLNSDRIRTQKLFNVKEVHSLTKLFFEGKKEYATKIWHLLMFQMWYEKWMK
- a CDS encoding glycosyltransferase; the encoded protein is MFYSIVIPTYNRGHIISHSIESVLSQSFNDFEVLIIDDGSTDDTENIVKSFSDSRIKYIKNENHGVAHARNTGIKLSSGKYIGFLDSDDVMENLHLQTAFDFINSKSNPEVIHLNFLWGSRDRSVVQKNELPKSSPEDVFKACSLHVNCLFILNDIAKNNLFNESKELMFAEDWDFFIKLAVRYQICYLDKTTTYLIDHEERSMRDFDEQKWKLRRDALILSLKQDEIIQKSYLHKIKVVEAHMNSLIAIGLAVKKNKIKTLKYLLLSIKQNVNDFFSLRTLAIIKHLLFTW
- a CDS encoding N-acetyl sugar amidotransferase; the encoded protein is MRLFQSVTKFLTYLIPLLILLLIVKIRFKQKTGSQNIPNNSSQDLNSVFRKYQICTRCVMDTSDIAITFNAAGECNHCIEYLEKRINFKYNKGQSELKLNQLLSEIKASGKGKQFDVLVGLSGGLDSSYVAYLCKKLDLRVLAVHVDNGWNSKDSVQNIINITQKLNIAYDSYVLDWEEFKDVQLAFLKASVPEAETPSDIALLAALHHVANKYDIKYLISGGNLATEGILPKHWHYDAKDGKYFSAIYHKFGTQKLKKFPFFGFATEAYYKLVKKIKIIYLLNYVNYVKEEVTQTLKKEIDWHSYGQKHHESIYTKFIQSYYLFNKFGIDYRRATFSSRICTGDMKREDALLQLKTLPYDENKIQSDIEYVCKKLGIKTNEFHEIMKQPVKWYSDYPNNEKKLKFIYDMYRKIFKKEKLGNF